The following are encoded in a window of Novosphingobium sp. ZN18A2 genomic DNA:
- a CDS encoding SDR family NAD(P)-dependent oxidoreductase encodes MRLFVFGLGYSAQVLARRLLAAGWTVSGTGSAGDVDFADRDAVRAALAGASHVLSSVPPARDGGDPVLDAYGADIARCGAEWIGYLSSTGVYGDARGAWVDESAPTGTGRRIARAEADAAWQALDSRVNVFRLPGIYGPGRNVFDRIAAGRAHRIDLPGQVFSRIHVDDIAGGVIASFGGPAGVYNLSDDLPASQNALVEEACRLSGQPLPPLQSLDEAGLSPMARGFYAENRRVANGRAKRLLGWRLRYPDYFAGLRALSASTSPTSASAAPDAAIGVQR; translated from the coding sequence TTGCGGCTGTTCGTCTTCGGTCTCGGCTATTCGGCACAGGTGCTTGCCCGCAGGTTGCTGGCGGCGGGCTGGACGGTGTCCGGCACCGGTAGCGCGGGTGACGTGGACTTTGCCGATCGCGATGCCGTGCGCGCCGCCCTGGCGGGCGCGAGCCACGTCCTCTCTTCGGTTCCGCCGGCGCGGGACGGCGGCGATCCGGTGCTTGACGCATACGGAGCGGACATTGCGCGCTGCGGGGCGGAGTGGATCGGCTATCTTTCCTCGACCGGCGTCTATGGCGACGCGCGTGGCGCATGGGTGGATGAAAGCGCGCCCACGGGAACCGGCCGCCGCATCGCGCGCGCCGAAGCGGATGCCGCGTGGCAGGCGCTCGACAGCAGGGTGAACGTGTTCCGCCTGCCCGGCATCTATGGCCCGGGCCGCAACGTGTTCGATCGCATCGCGGCAGGCCGCGCGCATCGGATCGACCTGCCCGGGCAGGTGTTCAGTCGCATCCACGTGGATGACATCGCGGGCGGGGTGATTGCCTCGTTCGGCGGACCGGCGGGCGTTTACAACCTGTCGGACGACCTGCCCGCCAGCCAGAACGCGCTGGTAGAGGAAGCCTGCCGCCTGTCCGGGCAGCCCTTGCCGCCTTTGCAATCGCTGGATGAGGCTGGCCTTTCGCCCATGGCGCGTGGTTTCTATGCGGAAAACCGGCGCGTGGCGAACGGCAGGGCAAAGCGCCTGCTGGGCTGGCGATTGCGCTATCCCGATTATTTCGCCGGGTTGCGCGCCTTGAGCGCAAGCACCAGCCCCACCAGCGCCAGCGCCGCGCCCGATGCGGCGATCGGCGTCCAGCGATAG
- a CDS encoding dihydrofolate reductase, giving the protein MEQTVVLVYARAANGTIGADGGLPWHIPADLKHFKALTMGRPMIMGRKTFDSLPGLLPGRRHIVLTRDDGWQAEGAEVVRTVGDALELAGSGEVCVVGGAQVFDLFLPLAHRVELTEVHADYAGDTHMHALGAEWREVAREDQPAQDGRPAYSFVTLARDLPLPQAGGRE; this is encoded by the coding sequence ATGGAACAGACCGTAGTGCTCGTCTATGCCCGCGCCGCTAACGGCACGATCGGCGCCGATGGCGGATTGCCGTGGCATATCCCGGCGGACCTGAAGCACTTCAAGGCGCTGACGATGGGACGCCCCATGATCATGGGGCGCAAGACATTCGATTCGCTGCCGGGCCTCTTGCCGGGGCGCCGGCATATCGTGCTTACCCGCGACGATGGCTGGCAGGCCGAAGGCGCGGAGGTGGTGCGCACGGTGGGTGACGCGCTCGAACTCGCGGGAAGCGGAGAGGTCTGCGTGGTTGGCGGGGCGCAGGTCTTTGACCTGTTCCTGCCGCTTGCGCACCGTGTCGAGCTGACCGAGGTTCATGCAGACTATGCGGGCGACACGCATATGCACGCCCTGGGCGCCGAATGGCGCGAAGTGGCGCGAGAGGACCAGCCGGCGCAGGATGGCCGCCCGGCGTACTCGTTCGTGACGCTGGCGCGTGATCTCCCCCTCCCACAGGCGGGAGGGAGAGAATGA
- a CDS encoding EamA family transporter produces the protein MTAPSAPTAPTAVSFWHARTVVPFMLVALIWGSTWLVIKDQVGTVPPSWSVTWRFMLAACGMFALAAVRRDPLWLGARGLRVAMAVGIPLFALNFQFVYRAEQHLTSGIVAVMFALLLVPNALLARTFLGQPVTRRFLGGSAVAIAGIALLLWHEFRDAPPEGGIALGIVFTLVGIGCASVSNVVQATGPARDYPMTTLLAWAMAFGALADVAIAWMLAGPPQVEWRAGYFAGIAYLALVGSVLTFPLYFGLVRTLGAGRAAYNGVLVPVVAMLLSTLFEGYRWTPIAASGAALALVGLVLALKARNPAK, from the coding sequence ATGACCGCCCCTTCCGCGCCCACCGCGCCCACCGCGGTCAGCTTCTGGCACGCCCGCACGGTGGTGCCCTTCATGCTGGTCGCCCTGATCTGGGGGTCCACCTGGCTGGTGATCAAGGACCAGGTCGGAACGGTCCCGCCCAGCTGGTCTGTCACCTGGCGCTTCATGCTGGCCGCTTGCGGGATGTTCGCGCTCGCCGCTGTCCGGCGCGATCCGCTGTGGCTTGGCGCGCGCGGGCTGCGCGTGGCGATGGCGGTTGGCATCCCGCTGTTCGCGCTGAATTTCCAGTTCGTCTATCGTGCCGAACAACACCTGACATCGGGCATCGTCGCGGTGATGTTCGCGCTGCTGCTGGTGCCGAACGCGCTGCTGGCGCGCACATTCCTGGGCCAGCCGGTGACGCGGCGGTTCCTTGGCGGTTCGGCTGTCGCCATCGCGGGCATCGCGCTGCTGCTGTGGCACGAATTCCGCGATGCGCCGCCCGAAGGGGGTATCGCGCTGGGCATCGTCTTCACACTGGTGGGCATCGGTTGCGCGTCGGTTTCGAATGTCGTCCAGGCGACGGGGCCGGCGCGCGATTATCCGATGACCACGCTGCTCGCCTGGGCAATGGCCTTCGGCGCGCTGGCTGACGTGGCCATCGCGTGGATGCTGGCCGGTCCGCCGCAAGTGGAATGGCGTGCGGGGTATTTCGCGGGAATCGCCTATCTGGCGCTGGTCGGTTCGGTGCTGACCTTCCCGCTCTATTTCGGGCTGGTGCGAACGCTGGGCGCGGGGCGCGCGGCCTATAACGGCGTGCTTGTGCCGGTGGTGGCGATGCTGCTTTCGACGCTTTTCGAAGGCTATCGCTGGACGCCGATCGCCGCATCGGGCGCGGCGCTGGCGCTGGTGGGGCTGGTGCTTGCGCTCAAGGCGCGCAACCCGGCGAAATAA
- a CDS encoding GNAT family N-acetyltransferase, with product MDGLTITHFDQGARGEYHARLEGHHAIGRLTYQRKGEVLVADHTIVPREIGGRGVAAELVKALVADARDSGWKIDPQCSYVAALFKRHPEWADLHA from the coding sequence ATGGACGGCCTGACCATAACCCACTTCGACCAGGGCGCGCGGGGCGAATACCACGCGCGACTTGAAGGGCACCATGCGATCGGCCGCCTGACCTACCAGCGCAAGGGCGAAGTGCTGGTTGCCGATCACACCATCGTGCCGCGCGAAATCGGCGGGCGCGGCGTCGCGGCGGAGCTGGTCAAGGCGCTGGTTGCCGATGCGCGCGACTCCGGCTGGAAGATAGACCCGCAGTGCAGCTATGTCGCCGCGCTGTTCAAGCGGCATCCCGAATGGGCGGACCTTCACGCCTGA
- the ileS gene encoding isoleucine--tRNA ligase has product MTQQRDYRNTVFLPKTAFPMKAGLPQKEPGILSRWEDEGIYRQMRAAREGREKFVLHDGPPYANGDMHIGHALNHILKDMVCRTQNLLGKDAPYVPGWDCHGLPIEWKVEEKYRKKKLNKDEVPAEEFRAECRAYAQHWVDTQREQLKRLGVMGDWDHPYLTMDPQAEGTIVRELLKFAESGQLYRGAKPVMWSPVEKTALAEAEVEYEDITSTQIDVAFEITESPIPELVGAHAVIWTTTPWTIPVNQALAYGPEVEYRRCWFRGEEAGELPEPLKSGKFLIAAELIGAFQNRVFTASGLERLELEYEPAIKGSDLAGTIARHPMHHLGGFFAAPRPLLPGDFVTTDSGTGLVHMSPDHGEDDFDLCKAHGIEPVFAVEGDGKYREDWLWLGGQGSVINPKFNAPDGPICSDLREAGALLAASADYQHSYPHSWRSKAKVIFRCTPQWFVPMDKPIDRQAALCETEAQIRAEQGAGETLREIAMAEIGRVRFVPEKGRNRIGSMVSGRPDWVLSRQRAWGVPITLFVKKGTNQYLCDPAVNQRIVAAVSEGGVDAWSDARAQEFLGNDYNAADYERVTDILDVWFDSGSTHAFVLESGRWPDLKWPADLYLEGSDQHRGWFQSSLLESCATRGRAPYDAVLTHGFTMDQKGMKMSKSLGNTIDPLKVMQQYGADIIRLWALSVDFTEDHRIGDEILKGVSDQYRKMRNTFRYMLGALEGFDDAERVDVKDMPELERYVLVLLEKLDATMKRAVADFDYNTYVRALSEFCNEDLSAFYFDIRKDSLYCDAPSDPRRRACRTVLDTLFHALVRYAAPVLVFTAEEVWGTRYPDAASVHLNEWPVVPGKSAESEDDKFLAKWNEVRSLRRKVTEAIEPLRRDKTLGSSLEADVTIPDYELIDGWDETKAGPEIFISGQLNVDFHATEIKITRTTHHKCGRCWRHLPEVAEDGALCGRCEEAVAEIEGATA; this is encoded by the coding sequence ATGACTCAGCAGCGCGATTACCGAAACACCGTCTTCCTGCCGAAGACTGCATTCCCCATGAAGGCCGGGCTCCCGCAAAAGGAGCCGGGTATCCTGTCGCGCTGGGAAGACGAGGGGATTTACCGCCAGATGCGCGCCGCGCGCGAGGGGCGCGAGAAGTTCGTGCTGCACGATGGCCCGCCCTACGCCAATGGCGACATGCACATCGGCCACGCGCTGAACCACATCCTGAAAGACATGGTGTGCCGCACGCAGAACCTGCTCGGCAAGGATGCGCCCTATGTGCCCGGCTGGGACTGCCACGGCCTTCCCATCGAATGGAAGGTGGAAGAGAAGTACCGCAAGAAGAAGCTCAACAAGGACGAGGTTCCGGCGGAGGAATTCCGCGCCGAATGCCGCGCCTATGCGCAGCACTGGGTCGATACCCAGCGCGAGCAGCTGAAGCGCCTTGGCGTGATGGGCGACTGGGACCACCCCTACCTGACGATGGACCCGCAAGCCGAAGGCACCATCGTTCGCGAACTGCTGAAGTTCGCGGAAAGCGGCCAGCTCTATCGCGGCGCCAAGCCGGTGATGTGGTCCCCGGTCGAAAAGACCGCGCTGGCCGAGGCCGAGGTCGAGTACGAGGACATCACCTCGACGCAGATCGACGTGGCGTTCGAGATCACGGAATCGCCGATCCCCGAACTGGTCGGCGCGCACGCGGTGATCTGGACGACGACGCCGTGGACGATCCCGGTGAACCAGGCCTTGGCCTATGGGCCGGAGGTTGAGTACCGACGGTGTTGGTTTAGGGGGGAGGAAGCGGGTGAACTTCCTGAGCCTCTGAAATCGGGCAAGTTCCTCATTGCGGCTGAACTCATCGGCGCTTTTCAAAATCGCGTATTTACGGCGAGTGGGCTAGAGCGGCTCGAACTCGAATATGAGCCTGCGATCAAAGGCTCCGACCTGGCCGGAACCATCGCCCGCCACCCGATGCACCATCTCGGCGGGTTCTTCGCCGCGCCGCGTCCGCTGCTGCCGGGCGACTTCGTCACTACCGACAGCGGCACCGGCCTCGTCCACATGTCGCCCGACCACGGTGAGGACGACTTCGATCTGTGCAAGGCACACGGGATCGAGCCGGTCTTCGCGGTGGAAGGCGACGGCAAGTACCGCGAGGACTGGCTGTGGCTTGGTGGGCAGGGATCGGTCATCAATCCCAAGTTCAACGCGCCCGACGGGCCGATCTGTTCGGACCTGCGCGAGGCAGGCGCCCTGCTTGCGGCAAGCGCGGATTACCAGCACAGCTATCCGCATTCGTGGCGTTCGAAGGCCAAGGTAATCTTCCGCTGCACCCCGCAGTGGTTCGTGCCGATGGACAAGCCCATCGACCGGCAGGCCGCGCTTTGCGAAACCGAAGCGCAGATCCGCGCGGAACAAGGCGCGGGCGAGACGCTGCGTGAAATCGCGATGGCAGAGATTGGCCGCGTGCGTTTTGTGCCCGAAAAGGGGCGCAACCGCATCGGCAGCATGGTGTCGGGCCGCCCTGACTGGGTGCTCTCCCGCCAGCGCGCATGGGGCGTGCCGATCACGCTGTTCGTGAAGAAGGGCACCAACCAGTACCTGTGCGATCCGGCAGTAAACCAGCGCATCGTCGCGGCGGTGAGCGAAGGCGGCGTCGACGCGTGGTCCGATGCGCGCGCGCAGGAGTTCCTGGGGAACGACTACAACGCCGCGGACTACGAACGCGTCACCGACATTCTGGACGTGTGGTTCGATTCGGGCAGCACGCACGCCTTCGTGCTGGAAAGCGGGCGCTGGCCGGACCTCAAGTGGCCGGCCGACCTCTACCTTGAAGGCAGCGACCAGCATCGCGGCTGGTTCCAGTCGAGCTTGCTCGAAAGCTGCGCCACGCGCGGCCGTGCGCCTTACGATGCGGTGCTGACCCACGGTTTCACGATGGACCAGAAGGGCATGAAAATGTCCAAGAGCCTGGGCAACACCATCGATCCGCTGAAAGTGATGCAGCAATACGGGGCGGACATCATCCGCCTGTGGGCGCTTTCGGTCGACTTTACCGAGGATCACCGCATCGGCGATGAAATCCTGAAGGGCGTTTCCGACCAGTATCGCAAGATGCGCAACACGTTCCGCTATATGCTGGGCGCGCTGGAAGGCTTCGACGACGCCGAACGGGTCGATGTGAAGGACATGCCCGAGCTGGAACGCTATGTGCTGGTCCTGCTCGAAAAGCTGGACGCGACGATGAAGCGCGCAGTCGCGGACTTCGATTACAACACCTATGTCCGCGCGCTGTCCGAGTTCTGCAACGAAGATCTTTCGGCGTTCTATTTCGATATCCGCAAGGATTCGCTCTATTGCGACGCGCCGTCCGATCCGCGCCGCCGCGCCTGCCGCACCGTGCTGGACACGCTGTTCCACGCGCTGGTGCGCTATGCCGCGCCGGTGCTGGTGTTCACGGCAGAGGAAGTGTGGGGCACGCGCTATCCGGACGCGGCGAGCGTCCACCTCAACGAATGGCCGGTGGTGCCGGGCAAATCAGCCGAGAGTGAGGATGACAAATTTTTGGCAAAGTGGAACGAAGTTCGTTCACTGCGTCGCAAGGTGACAGAAGCCATCGAGCCGTTGCGGCGAGACAAGACGCTCGGCTCGAGCCTTGAGGCGGATGTGACAATTCCGGATTACGAGTTGATTGACGGTTGGGATGAAACCAAGGCTGGCCCTGAAATCTTCATTTCAGGGCAGCTGAACGTCGATTTTCACGCAACTGAAATCAAGATAACCCGCACCACCCATCACAAGTGCGGCCGCTGCTGGCGGCACCTGCCCGAAGTGGCGGAAGACGGCGCGCTGTGCGGCCGCTGCGAAGAAGCCGTGGCCGAAATCGAAGGGGCCACCGCGTGA
- a CDS encoding beta-eliminating lyase-related protein: MKFFSDNAAAVHPRVWEAMQAADSSDNAYDGDALSARLDSAFSDLFGTDCAALWVATGTAANCLALAAMCPPHGGVVCHREAHIEMDEGGAPGFFTHGAKLMPVDGEGAKVTPQAIAALTTPIRNDVHQVQPHAISITQATEYGQVYSAGEVAALGTFARERELGLHMDGARFANAVAHLGCTPGEITAQAGVTALSFGCVKNGGMNAEALVFFDPELAALTRYRRKRSGHLQSKGRFLAAQILAMIEGELWLDNARAANAAAQEIARACGNRLLHPVQANEIFVALSPAEAAALRAQGFDFYDWPAPEGRPGAARLVTAWNSDPGHVAALAQAITRL; the protein is encoded by the coding sequence ATGAAGTTCTTTTCCGACAACGCCGCCGCCGTCCATCCCCGCGTATGGGAAGCGATGCAGGCCGCCGATTCGTCCGACAACGCCTATGACGGCGATGCCCTTTCGGCGAGACTCGATTCCGCCTTTTCGGACCTGTTCGGCACCGATTGCGCGGCTCTGTGGGTCGCCACCGGAACCGCGGCCAACTGCCTGGCGCTGGCCGCGATGTGCCCGCCGCACGGCGGCGTGGTGTGCCACCGCGAAGCGCATATCGAGATGGACGAAGGCGGCGCGCCCGGATTCTTCACCCACGGCGCCAAGCTGATGCCGGTGGACGGGGAAGGCGCCAAGGTAACGCCGCAGGCCATCGCCGCGCTCACCACCCCGATCCGAAACGACGTGCATCAGGTGCAGCCGCACGCGATCTCCATCACCCAGGCGACCGAATACGGGCAGGTCTATTCTGCAGGGGAAGTTGCCGCGCTGGGCACTTTCGCGCGTGAGCGCGAGCTGGGCCTGCACATGGACGGCGCGCGCTTTGCCAACGCGGTTGCGCATCTGGGCTGCACGCCGGGCGAGATCACCGCGCAGGCCGGTGTAACCGCGCTTTCGTTCGGCTGCGTCAAGAACGGCGGGATGAATGCCGAGGCGCTGGTGTTCTTCGACCCGGAACTGGCCGCGCTGACCCGGTATCGCCGCAAGCGTTCGGGCCACCTGCAATCGAAAGGCCGGTTCCTGGCCGCGCAGATCCTGGCGATGATCGAGGGCGAGCTCTGGCTGGACAACGCGCGCGCCGCAAATGCCGCCGCGCAAGAGATTGCCCGCGCCTGCGGCAACCGGCTGCTCCATCCGGTCCAGGCGAACGAGATTTTCGTCGCGCTTTCGCCCGCCGAAGCCGCTGCCCTGCGCGCGCAGGGATTCGACTTCTATGACTGGCCCGCGCCCGAAGGCCGCCCCGGCGCGGCGCGGCTGGTCACGGCGTGGAACAGCGATCCCGGCCATGTGGCCGCACTGGCGCAAGCCATAACCCGCCTATGA
- the gpmA gene encoding 2,3-diphosphoglycerate-dependent phosphoglycerate mutase, whose product MPRLILIRHGQSQWNLENRFTGWWDVDVTEKGAAEAVAAGELLKARGMLPTVAFTSLQTRAIKTLHLALEAAGRLWIPEDKDWRLNERHYGGLTGLNKAETAEKHGEDQVKIWRRSFDTPPPPMEPGSAFDLSSDPRYAGIDIPATESLKDTIARALPCFEEKIAPALKAGELVVVSAHGNSLRALVKHLSGISDDEITGLEIPTGQPIVYELDNDLNEVERYYLSER is encoded by the coding sequence ATGCCCCGCCTGATCCTGATCCGCCACGGCCAGTCGCAGTGGAACCTGGAGAATCGCTTCACCGGCTGGTGGGACGTGGACGTGACGGAGAAGGGCGCGGCGGAGGCGGTTGCCGCGGGCGAATTGCTCAAGGCGCGGGGCATGCTTCCCACCGTCGCCTTCACGTCGCTTCAGACGCGCGCGATAAAGACGCTGCACCTGGCGCTTGAAGCGGCCGGCCGTCTATGGATTCCCGAGGACAAGGACTGGCGCCTCAACGAACGCCACTATGGCGGGCTGACCGGGCTGAACAAGGCGGAGACCGCGGAAAAGCACGGTGAGGACCAGGTGAAGATCTGGCGCCGCAGCTTCGATACGCCGCCCCCGCCGATGGAGCCAGGCAGCGCATTCGACCTGTCGTCGGACCCGCGTTATGCCGGGATAGACATTCCCGCGACCGAAAGCCTGAAAGACACGATCGCGCGCGCCCTGCCCTGCTTCGAGGAAAAGATTGCCCCCGCGCTGAAGGCGGGCGAACTGGTGGTGGTTTCCGCCCACGGCAATTCGCTGCGCGCGCTGGTAAAGCACCTTTCCGGCATTTCGGATGACGAGATCACCGGTCTGGAAATCCCGACCGGGCAGCCGATCGTCTATGAACTCGACAATGACCTGAACGAGGTCGAACGCTATTACCTCTCGGAGCGCTGA
- a CDS encoding bifunctional riboflavin kinase/FAD synthetase produces MTRLDSRERVPAPLRGAIVALGNFDGFHQGHQAVAGEAVRWAKEQGRPAIIATFDPHPVRHFAPHIPPFRLTTLDQREELFGAAGADAMLVFHFDDALAGTTAEDFVRELLAGRIGAAGVVTGEDFTFGKGRGGNVQVLRDVGATCGLEARAVGPVLESREVVSSSRIRDALKAGECETATRLLTRPFAIRGVVQHGDKRGREIGYPTANLPLGTYLRPRYGIYAVTGRLPDGRVLKGAANLGVRPTFDPPKELLEPYFFDFSGDLYGQEIEVAFHHFLRPEAKFDSLDALMAQMEKDCEEAKRLLAAE; encoded by the coding sequence ATGACCCGGCTCGATTCGCGCGAACGTGTCCCCGCCCCCCTGCGCGGCGCGATTGTGGCGCTGGGCAATTTCGATGGCTTTCATCAGGGGCACCAGGCAGTGGCGGGTGAAGCGGTGCGCTGGGCGAAGGAGCAGGGTCGCCCGGCGATAATCGCCACGTTCGATCCGCACCCCGTGCGCCATTTTGCGCCGCATATCCCGCCGTTCCGCCTGACCACACTGGACCAGCGGGAGGAACTGTTCGGCGCGGCGGGGGCCGATGCGATGCTGGTGTTCCACTTCGACGATGCGCTGGCGGGCACCACGGCCGAGGATTTCGTGCGAGAGCTTCTGGCGGGGCGGATCGGCGCGGCTGGTGTGGTGACGGGTGAGGACTTCACTTTCGGCAAGGGGCGCGGCGGCAATGTGCAGGTGCTGCGCGACGTCGGCGCGACCTGCGGGCTGGAAGCGCGCGCGGTCGGTCCGGTGCTCGAATCGCGCGAAGTCGTATCCTCCAGCCGGATCCGCGACGCGCTGAAGGCCGGCGAGTGCGAGACGGCCACGCGCCTGCTGACGCGGCCGTTCGCGATCCGGGGTGTGGTCCAGCACGGTGACAAGCGCGGACGCGAAATCGGCTATCCCACCGCCAACCTGCCGCTCGGCACTTATCTGCGCCCGCGTTACGGCATCTATGCGGTGACGGGCCGGTTGCCGGACGGGCGCGTGCTGAAAGGCGCGGCGAACCTTGGCGTGCGGCCCACGTTCGACCCACCCAAGGAACTGCTTGAGCCTTATTTCTTCGATTTTTCGGGCGATCTGTACGGGCAGGAGATAGAGGTGGCATTCCATCACTTCCTGCGTCCCGAAGCGAAGTTCGACAGTCTCGACGCGCTGATGGCGCAGATGGAAAAGGACTGCGAAGAGGCGAAGAGGCTGCTTGCGGCCGAGTGA
- the lspA gene encoding signal peptidase II has protein sequence MKRVSSRRWAGFALAVVVFVLDRGVKAMMTGPLDLQGKGLIGLLPIFDLRWTENYGVSLGMFTATSQEMRWGLVAVTAVIALGVAAWMLRETNKVDLAGLGLVLGGALGNIWDRTSYGYVIDYADLHFGTWRPFLIFNLADAAITIGVLLLLARSLLLREKPAKQQSGDAATETR, from the coding sequence GTGAAGCGCGTTTCCAGCCGGCGCTGGGCGGGCTTCGCGCTCGCGGTTGTCGTCTTCGTGCTCGACCGCGGGGTGAAGGCGATGATGACCGGGCCGCTCGACCTGCAGGGTAAGGGGCTGATCGGGCTGCTGCCGATCTTCGACCTTCGCTGGACAGAGAACTATGGCGTCTCGCTCGGCATGTTCACGGCCACGTCGCAGGAAATGCGCTGGGGCCTTGTTGCGGTGACGGCGGTGATCGCGCTGGGCGTTGCGGCGTGGATGCTGCGCGAGACGAACAAGGTGGACCTGGCCGGGCTGGGGCTGGTACTGGGCGGCGCGCTGGGCAATATCTGGGACCGCACGTCCTATGGCTATGTGATCGACTATGCCGACCTGCACTTCGGGACATGGCGCCCGTTCCTGATTTTCAACCTTGCCGATGCGGCGATCACCATCGGCGTCCTGTTACTGCTTGCCCGTTCGCTGCTTCTGCGCGAAAAGCCCGCCAAGCAACAAAGCGGCGATGCCGCCACGGAGACCCGATAA
- the purE gene encoding 5-(carboxyamino)imidazole ribonucleotide mutase, whose protein sequence is MTDTPQVAIVMGSQSDWETMRHASEVLDELGVAHDCRIVSAHRTPDRLVAFAKGAEAEGFRVVIAGAGGAAHLPGMVASMTHLPVLGVPVESKALSGMDSLLSIAQMPGGIPVGTLAIGKAGAKNAGLLAAAILSTHDTALAGRLKAWREAQSASVAERPSS, encoded by the coding sequence ATGACCGACACGCCGCAAGTGGCGATCGTGATGGGAAGCCAGTCCGACTGGGAAACGATGCGCCATGCGTCCGAAGTGCTGGACGAACTGGGCGTCGCGCACGATTGCCGCATCGTTTCGGCGCACCGCACGCCCGACCGGCTGGTGGCTTTCGCCAAGGGGGCCGAGGCCGAGGGCTTCCGTGTCGTCATCGCGGGCGCCGGAGGTGCGGCGCACCTGCCCGGCATGGTCGCCAGCATGACGCACCTGCCGGTGCTGGGCGTTCCGGTCGAATCCAAGGCGCTTTCGGGCATGGACAGCCTGCTTTCCATCGCGCAGATGCCCGGCGGCATTCCGGTGGGCACGCTGGCCATCGGCAAGGCCGGGGCGAAGAACGCGGGGCTGCTGGCGGCGGCGATCCTGTCCACCCACGATACGGCGCTTGCCGGGCGGCTGAAGGCATGGCGCGAGGCGCAATCCGCCTCTGTGGCCGAGCGGCCGTCATCCTGA
- a CDS encoding 5-(carboxyamino)imidazole ribonucleotide synthase, producing MIPPGETIGILGGGQLGRMIALAAANLGYRCHVYAPEQDSIAAEVCAGFTCAGWDNEAALAAFARNCAVVTYEFENVPVGPLRAVADNAPLHPSLRALEIAQDRTKEKAFVEELGGRPAPWQAVVTADDLEAAIARIGAPGILKTARDGYDGKGQWRIRTAGDAAQVDLSGKAMVYEGFVEFSGEFSVVLVRSAEGEVRFWDSPSNRHEDGILVQSTVPASHRVAGQVRDARALARRVADALEYVGVLCLEFFATDEGPVFNEMAPRVHNSGHWTIEGALTSQFENHVRAICGLPLGDCGLAARGVVMDNLIGDAARDWAQILSDPANHLHLYGKAAVRPGRKMGHVTRLVL from the coding sequence ATGATCCCGCCGGGCGAAACCATCGGCATCCTCGGCGGCGGCCAGCTTGGCCGGATGATCGCGCTTGCGGCGGCCAACCTGGGCTATCGCTGCCACGTCTACGCGCCAGAGCAGGACAGCATCGCGGCGGAGGTCTGCGCGGGTTTCACTTGCGCGGGATGGGACAATGAGGCGGCTTTGGCCGCGTTCGCGCGCAACTGCGCCGTCGTCACCTACGAATTCGAGAACGTGCCGGTCGGCCCGCTGCGCGCCGTGGCCGACAACGCGCCGCTCCACCCGTCGCTGCGTGCGCTGGAAATCGCGCAGGACCGCACCAAGGAAAAGGCCTTCGTGGAAGAGCTGGGCGGACGGCCCGCGCCGTGGCAGGCCGTGGTAACTGCTGACGATCTTGAGGCCGCGATTGCCCGGATCGGCGCGCCCGGCATCCTGAAGACCGCGCGCGACGGATACGACGGCAAGGGCCAGTGGCGCATCCGCACCGCGGGCGATGCCGCGCAAGTGGACCTTTCCGGCAAGGCGATGGTCTATGAAGGTTTCGTAGAATTTTCAGGCGAATTCTCGGTCGTGCTCGTGCGGTCCGCCGAAGGTGAGGTGCGCTTCTGGGACAGCCCGTCGAACCGGCATGAGGACGGCATCCTTGTGCAGTCGACCGTCCCGGCCAGCCACCGCGTCGCGGGGCAGGTGCGCGATGCGCGCGCGCTGGCGCGGCGCGTGGCGGACGCGCTGGAATACGTGGGTGTGCTGTGCCTTGAATTTTTCGCGACCGACGAAGGCCCGGTGTTCAACGAGATGGCGCCGCGCGTCCACAACTCAGGCCACTGGACCATCGAAGGCGCGCTGACCAGCCAGTTCGAAAACCATGTGCGCGCGATCTGCGGGCTGCCGCTTGGCGATTGCGGCCTTGCGGCGCGCGGCGTGGTGATGGACAACCTGATCGGCGATGCGGCGCGCGACTGGGCGCAGATCCTGTCCGATCCGGCCAACCACCTGCACCTTTACGGCAAGGCGGCGGTCCGCCCCGGCCGCAAGATGGGCCACGTGACGCGGTTGGTGCTGTGA